The stretch of DNA GCATGAGCTATACGCTGGAACCTGATGCCCCCAGGCTGCCGCGTATCAAGCCCGCCTGGCTGAGCGACAGGCATTGCACGTTATCACCGGAGCAGGCGCTGGACCGCGCGCAAGGTGCACTGTTGGGGCTGGCGATTGGTGATGCGGTTGGCACGACCCTGGAGTTTCAGCGGCGCGATCAGGGGCATGTCACCGACATGGTCGGCGGTGGTCCTTACCGCCTGGCGCCGGGTGAGTGGACCGACGATACCAGCATGGCCCTGTGCCTGGCGGACACCTACGCAAGCCAAGGCAAGTTCGATTACGCGACCTTTGCCGATGCGATGGTGCGCTGGTATCGGCAAGGTGAGAACAGCGTCAATGGGCGCTGCTTCGACATCGGCAATGTCACCCGCCGAGCGCTGGAAGGGTGGGAAGCCCAAGGGCTTGCGTGGATGGGCAATCTCGAGGCCTCGACAGCGGGCAACGGTTCGTTGATACGGCTCGCGCCTACGGCCATTTTCAGGCACCACTCACTTTCGGCAACCTGGTGGGAAAGCGTGACGCAGAGCAGCGTGACCCATGGCGCGATCGAGGTCTCTGAGTGCTGCAAATTGTTCGGTGCGCAGCTGCATTTGGCGCTCAATGGGGCGGACAAGGAGGAGGCATTGTCGCCAAAGGTACGCCCCCTGCAACCCCGGGCCTTGATCATCAATGCCGGCGAGTACAAGCACAAATCCCGTGAGCAGATTCGCTCGTCTGGGTATGTGGTCGATACCTTGGAAGCAGCGCTGTGGGCTGTTTGGAATACGGACAATTTCCGGGATGCGATTCTGTTGGCGGCCAACCTTGCCGATGACGCCGACAGTGTGGCGGCGACGGCGGGGCAGATTGCGGGCGCCCTGTATGGGGTGTCGGGCATGCCGCCGGCGTGGGTGGCTAAAGTTGCCTGGTCGCAACACATTCGTGATTTGGCTAGCCGAATGTTTGAACTTGCGCCGCCGGATGATGAGTTAGATGAGCTTACTTACGACCAACAGTGAAAATTTCTGTATGTGGGTTGCGTGCTCTCTTGCCGAGACGCTCAGGTTAAGCACGATTGGCGCTCTGCGTCCGATTGATCAAATGGATTGAACTCATGTTTACCGTTGAGCGTTTTTTTCAAAAAATTTGGTCGGCATGGCTTTTGATGGTAATCATAGCGGTGATGATCATTGGCGTTAGCCCGCCATTTTTTATCATCTTGTCAGCCAGTGCGTTGGTCGCGATGACCGTGTGGTGCATTGAATGTGCCTATCGAACTGAACGCTTTGTTGTCTATGCTAACCTGCGGCTCTTCTTTAATCTTTCTTTCGCGCCTTTATTCGCTACCCTGCTAGCGATGGGCATCAGCTACAAAAAGATGAAGCTTGGCGGTGTTGCCTCAGCTGCACTATGCCTCGCTCCGGTAGTTTTTACACTGTTGGCATATGGCTTGGTTTGCGTCTGGCCTGGCAAAAGCAGCGTGCTTCAGTTCGACGGGCTTCGCGTAGAATCCATCGAGGCTCCGGAGCCGGTTAGGTGGTGGCAAGCCGGGCTGGGTGCGGGGCTGAGCAGTTTGACCTACCCACTGATGAAAGCTCATGATGTGCCGATGACCGGGTTGATCTACTTCTTCGTGTTCATGGCCTTGTT from Pseudomonas putida encodes:
- the tri1 gene encoding ADP-ribosylarginine hydrolase Tri1 codes for the protein MIDLRSPDATLREYAQRYADLLPEWSPQLRQRMSYTLEPDAPRLPRIKPAWLSDRHCTLSPEQALDRAQGALLGLAIGDAVGTTLEFQRRDQGHVTDMVGGGPYRLAPGEWTDDTSMALCLADTYASQGKFDYATFADAMVRWYRQGENSVNGRCFDIGNVTRRALEGWEAQGLAWMGNLEASTAGNGSLIRLAPTAIFRHHSLSATWWESVTQSSVTHGAIEVSECCKLFGAQLHLALNGADKEEALSPKVRPLQPRALIINAGEYKHKSREQIRSSGYVVDTLEAALWAVWNTDNFRDAILLAANLADDADSVAATAGQIAGALYGVSGMPPAWVAKVAWSQHIRDLASRMFELAPPDDELDELTYDQQ